In Leptidea sinapis chromosome 41, ilLepSina1.1, whole genome shotgun sequence, the following are encoded in one genomic region:
- the LOC126976482 gene encoding coenzyme Q-binding protein COQ10, mitochondrial, protein MFSIKSFVARVCYPSSRILCFQGHYVNRNGRDTNTHCHCQLARLKGRLFFTLPKQSRQREYRGRQLVGYSMDQMFEVVSDVGSYYKFVPWCKKSIVLQRTPSNLTADLVVGFPPLNESYTSNVSLLKPHLVKAECTDGRIFNYLLTVWRFSPGLKGDKKSCVVDFQIQFQFRSAIHSHLSNLFFDQVARQMEGAFIDEVGQRYGPASMQTVNLLINKDNLQS, encoded by the exons ATGTTTTCAATCAAATCATTCGTGGCGCGAGTGTGTTATCCTAGCTCTCGAATTctatg TTTTCAGGGTCATTACGTAAATAGAAATGGAAGAGATACAAATACTCATTGTCATTGTCAACTAGCAAGGCTAAAAGGGAGGCTATTTTTCACGCTTCCTAAGCAAAGTAGACAACGAGAATATCGCGGAAGGCAGCTGGTTGG ATACTCTATGGATCAAATGTTTGAAGTTGTATCAGATGTTGGAAGCTATTACAAATTTGTTCCTTGGTGCAAGAAATCAATAGTATTACAAAGGACACCTAGTAATTTGACAGCAGATTTAGTAGTAGGATTCCCACCATTAAACGAGAGCTACACATCAAATGTTAGCTTGCTGAAGCCACACCTAGTTAAGGCTGAATGTACAGATGGaagaatttttaattatcttttgACTGTATGGCGTTTTAGCCCCGGATTAAAGGGTGACAAGAAGTCATGCGTAGttgattttcaaattcaatttcaattccGCTCTGCTATCCACTCacatttatcaaatttattttttgatcaaGTTGCACGGCAAATGGAAGGTGCATTCATAGATGAGGTAGGACAAAGGTATGGACCTGCATCGATGCAAACTGTAAATTTGCTCATAAATAAGGATAATTTACAGAGTTGA
- the LOC126976483 gene encoding peptidyl-prolyl cis-trans isomerase H, giving the protein MPTWNQIQSQLRNPNNPVVFFDITVGTTDIGRMIFELFADVVPKTSENFREFCTGEYRRDGVPLGYKGATFHRVIKDFMIQGGDFVNGDGTGVMSIYGGSTFADENFSLKHDSPGLLSMANSGKDTNGCQFFITCAKCNFLDNKHVVFGRVIDGLLVMRKIENVPTGPNNKPKIPVTISQCGQM; this is encoded by the exons atgccgACCTGGAACCAAATACAATCACAGTTAAGAAATCCAAACAATCCTGTTGTATTTTTCGACATAACTGTCGGGACAACT gaTATAGGTCGTATGATATTCGAATTATTCGCCGATGTAGTGCCTAAAACTAGTGAAAACTTTAGAGAATTTTGCACGGGTGAATATAGGCGAGATGGTGTACCACTAGGTTACAAAGGCGCAACATTTCATCGGGTCATAAAAGACTTCATGATTCAAGGTGGTGATTTCGTCAAT GGTGATGGTACAGGTGTTATGAGTATATATGGAGGAAGTACATTCGCAGATGAAAACTTTTCATTGAAACATGATTCACCAGGTTTACTCTCAATGGCTAATAGTGGAAAAGACACAAATGGCTGCCAGTTCTTTATTACATGtgccaaatgtaattttttagaCAATAAGCATGTGGTTTTTGGCAGAGTGATTGATGGCCTTTTAGTTATGAGGAAAATTGAAAATGTTCCAACTGGTCCAAATAATAAGCCTAAAATACCAGTTACCATATCACAATGTGggcaaatgtaa
- the LOC126976462 gene encoding NAD(+) hydrolase sarm1 isoform X1 yields MKPISSNNDSWHFDKQNKKDTQKQNTGIARFNFRPLLVKVPTQTLQTDMPQTADIEDLETSPPLEIEVAEIEEQLNEVEKHIGRGAATVSEESDDDTVRSEESLVVPEKPSKSPRWIPEFGLDGNNTLKHNGSAKDLATVMENLKKTSLVSRQNQLNTQVTSSSKQQMVSSATSSSAAMSQRVQSSSQRASSIKSDLSELKSSISEMKTLSNTASLNFGQRLRSSMENIVDQDEMKESHIPDIRDLSEIGEIGDMGDMTDLAGEGPLVTFPESDTPPPDKPCLLAPSSGALGSSATANELKYSAARMTSASSTRVVTDGFSASKSAANSSRSRRLQHGDVQYAEHSAAGASHRLLQAEGLTAEQNAAYHQEKRSLQAGEITAQEANNMSASTSRLQTEAFSAEKKAMASSQARQTVTSSGMFSHKEHSSHSNMTISSKNLTTKSSLLSSQMSQLLNGTIKPGDEDLTNLTFEDLEKLNANSNEKDVDNAIQKYSHRMNAFITAIKNNQIDMKNAYVHFNKLNEMLRRAWAVPTYGHELGYSLCNILRTSGGLDIIMENCLDSNNPDLQFSSANLLEQCLTTENRAHVVENGLEKVVNVACVCTKQANADNSRIGTGILEHLFKHSEGTCSDVIKLGGLDAVLFECRKNDIETLRHCATALANLSLYGGAENQEAMIKRKVPMWLFPLAFHNDDNIKYYACLAIAVLVANKEIEAAVLKSGTLDLVEPFVTSHNPSEFARSNLAHAHGQSKNWLQRLVPVLSSKREEARNLAAFHFCMEAGIKKQQGNTDIFKEIGAIESLKKVASCPNAVASKYAAQALRLIGEEVPHKLSQQVPLWSIEDVREWVKQIGFSEYASNFYESRVDGDLLLQITEDNLKEDIGLNNGIKRKRFTRELQQLKKMADYSSRDTGNLNDFLQGIGVEYTIYTYSMLNAGVDKESIRGLSDEQLERECHILNSIHRLRILNAIRAYESRLPIKGEETLEKNLDVFVSYRRSNGSQLASLLKVHLQVRGFTVFIDVEKLEAGKFDNNLLQSIKQAKHFLLVLTPNALDRCKDDTEQKDWIHREIVAALNSQCNIVPIIDNFEWPDPEELPEDMRTVCHFNGVRWIHDYQDACVEKLESFLRGKSNLANRLENSLRRDGQTPGTATIGRGPPNYQRMQSTESRGSDKAD; encoded by the exons ATACCAGAATTCGGTTTGGATGGAAACAACACCCTGAAACACAACGGTAGTGCCAAAGACCTGGCTACCGTTATGGAGAACCTGAAGAAGACCAGCCTCGTGTCTCGACAGAATCAGTTGAACACACAGGTCACGAGTTCCTCAAAACAacag ATGGTTTCCAGTGCTACATCAAGCAGTGCTGCTATGAGCCAACGCGTCCAAAGTTCGTCACAGCGTGCCAGTTCCATTAAATCTGATCTTTCAGAGTTGAAGAGCTCCATATCAGAAATGAAAACGCTTAGCAACACGGCTTCGCTCAACTTTGGACAAAG ATTACGAAGCTCAATGGAGAATATCGTTGACCAAGATGAAATGAAGGAGAGCCACATTCCTGATATACGTGATCTGAGTGAGATTGGTGAAATCGGTGATATGGGAGACATGACAGATTTGGCTGGAGAAGGCCCTCTTGTTACTTTCCCTGAATCAGACACGCCTCCACCTGATAAGCCTTGTCTTCTCGCACCTTCTTCTGGTGCTTTGGGATCGAGCGCAACGgcaaatgaattaaaatacaGTGCAGCTAGGATGACATCGGCTAGTTCGACGCGTGTTGTGACAGATGGATTCAGTGCATCAAAATCTGCTGCAAACAGTTCGAGATCACGAAGACTGCAGCACGGCGATGTGCAGTATGCCGAACACAGCGCCGCCGGAGCATCACACAGACTCCTGCAAGCTGAAGGGCTTACTGCAGAACAGAATGCCGCTTATCACCAA GAGAAGAGATCGTTACAAGCTGGAGAAATCACAGCGCAAGAAGCGAACAATATGTCAGCGTCAACTTCTAGATTACAAACGGAGGCTTTTAGCGCCGAGAAAAAAGCAATGGCTTCATCACAGGCGCGCCAAACAGTCACCTCCAGCGGAATGTTCAGTCACAAGGAGCATTCGTCACACTCGAATATGACCATTTCAAGTAAAAATCTCACAACTAAATCCAGTTTACTCTCATCACAG ATGAGTCAACTCTTGAATGGAACCATCAAACCAGGAGACGAGGATCTCACAAACCTTACATTTGAAGACTTAGAAAAATTAAACgcaaattcaaatgaaaaagaCGTTGATAACGCCATACAGAAGTATTCACACCGGATGAATgcatttataacagctataaaaAACAATCAAATCGACATGAAAAACGCTTACGtacattttaataaactaaatGAGATGCTCAGGCGAGCGTGGGCCGTACCTACATATGGTCATGAGCTAGGATATTCTCTTTGTAATATACTACGGACATCGGGTGGCCTTGATATCATTATGGAGAATTGTTTGGATTCAAACAACCCAGACTTGCAATTTTCATCGGCGAACCTTCTTGAGCAGTGCCTGACAACGGAAAACAGAGCTCACGTAGTCGAAAATGGCCTCGAGAAGGTCGTTAACGTCGCTTGTGTTTGTACAAAACAAGCGAACGCCGATAATTCAAGGATTGGCACTGGAATATTGGAACACTTGTTCAAACACAGCGAAGGAACTTGCAGTGATGTTATTAAATTAGGCGGCTTAGACGCTGTATTGTTTGAGTGCAGAAAAAACGACATAGAAACATTGCGCCATTGTGCTACAGCTCTAGCTAACTTGTCCCTATACGGTGGAGCTGAAAATCAAGAAGCTATGATCAAACGTAAAGTTCCAATGTGGTTGTTCCCATTAGCATTTCATAACGatgataatattaagtattatgcGTGCTTAGCCATTGCTGTCTTGGTTGCTAATAAAGAAATCGAAGCGGCTGTTTTGAAATCGGGTACTCTGGACTTAGTTGAGCCTTTCGTTACCTCCCACAATCCCTCTGAATTTGCACGCTCAAATCTTGCCCATGCTCATGGACAAAGTAAAAATTGGCTACAGAGACTCGTGCCAGTTCTAAGCTCAAAAAGGGAAGAGGCTAGGAACCTTGCTGCTTTCCACTTCTGCATGGAGGCGGGAATTAAGAAACAGCAAGGAAATACagatatatttaaagaaataggagCTATTGAATCATTGAAAAAGGTTGCCAGTTGTCCCAACGCAGTTGCATCTAAGTACGCAGCACAGGCGTTGAGGTTGATTGGGGAGGAAGTACCCCACAAACTGTCGCAGCAAGTCCCACTCTGGTCTATTGAAGATGTACGAGAATGGGTGAAACAAATAGGGTTTTCAGAATACGCGAGCAATTTCTACGAAAGTAGGGTAGATGGAGATTTGCTACTTCAAATAACGGAGGACAACCTTAAAGAAGACATTGGTCTAAATAATGGAATCAAACGAAAACG ATTCACACGGGAACTTCAGCAGTTAAAGAAAATGGCTGACTATAGTTCACGCGATACAGGCAATTTGAACGATTTCCTGCAAGGTATTGGCGTTGAGTACACAATTTACACGTACTCTATGCTAAACGCTGGAGTAGATAAGGAATCGATTCGAGGTCTTAGTGATGAACAACTTGAAAGAGAATGTCACATTCTAAACAGCATTCACCGGTTAAGGATATTGAACGCAATAAGAG CATACGAAAGCAGACTTCCTATCAAAGGTGAGGAAACTCTCGAGAAGAATTTAGACGTATTCGTGAGTTACCGACGATCGAACGGCTCACAGCTAGCTAGTCTGTTGAAAGTCCATTTGCAAGTTCGAGGATTTACAGTCTTCATTGATGTGGAGAAGCTTGAAGCGGGCAAATTTGATAACAACTTGTTACAGAGCATTAAACAAGCGAAGCATTTCTTGCTGGTTCTAACACCAAATGCTTTGGATCGGTGTAAAGATGATACGGAGCAAAAGGACTGGATACATCGG GAAATAGTAGCGGCGTTAAATTCCCAGTGTAATATCGTGCCTATAATCGATAACTTCGAATGGCCAGACCCTGAAGAACTGCCGGAAGATATGCGGACTGTGTGTCATTTCAACGGCGTGCGATGGATCCATGACTATCAAGACGCCTGCGTTGAGAAGCTAGAAAG TTTCCTTCGCGGCAAGTCAAATCTGGCGAATCGGTTGGAAAACTCGCTCAGACGTGACGGCCAGACTCCGGGCACTGCAACAATTGGCAGGGGACCTCCAAACTATCAACGTATGCAGTCCACGGAGAGTAGAGGCAGCGATAAGGCAGATTGA
- the LOC126976462 gene encoding NAD(+) hydrolase sarm1 isoform X3 translates to MVVNKIENMASYSTYTGKPKIFFPKKVRSEESLVVPEKPSKSPRWIPEFGLDGNNTLKHNGSAKDLATVMENLKKTSLVSRQNQLNTQVTSSSKQQMVSSATSSSAAMSQRVQSSSQRASSIKSDLSELKSSISEMKTLSNTASLNFGQRLRSSMENIVDQDEMKESHIPDIRDLSEIGEIGDMGDMTDLAGEGPLVTFPESDTPPPDKPCLLAPSSGALGSSATANELKYSAARMTSASSTRVVTDGFSASKSAANSSRSRRLQHGDVQYAEHSAAGASHRLLQAEGLTAEQNAAYHQEKRSLQAGEITAQEANNMSASTSRLQTEAFSAEKKAMASSQARQTVTSSGMFSHKEHSSHSNMTISSKNLTTKSSLLSSQMSQLLNGTIKPGDEDLTNLTFEDLEKLNANSNEKDVDNAIQKYSHRMNAFITAIKNNQIDMKNAYVHFNKLNEMLRRAWAVPTYGHELGYSLCNILRTSGGLDIIMENCLDSNNPDLQFSSANLLEQCLTTENRAHVVENGLEKVVNVACVCTKQANADNSRIGTGILEHLFKHSEGTCSDVIKLGGLDAVLFECRKNDIETLRHCATALANLSLYGGAENQEAMIKRKVPMWLFPLAFHNDDNIKYYACLAIAVLVANKEIEAAVLKSGTLDLVEPFVTSHNPSEFARSNLAHAHGQSKNWLQRLVPVLSSKREEARNLAAFHFCMEAGIKKQQGNTDIFKEIGAIESLKKVASCPNAVASKYAAQALRLIGEEVPHKLSQQVPLWSIEDVREWVKQIGFSEYASNFYESRVDGDLLLQITEDNLKEDIGLNNGIKRKRFTRELQQLKKMADYSSRDTGNLNDFLQGIGVEYTIYTYSMLNAGVDKESIRGLSDEQLERECHILNSIHRLRILNAIRAYESRLPIKGEETLEKNLDVFVSYRRSNGSQLASLLKVHLQVRGFTVFIDVEKLEAGKFDNNLLQSIKQAKHFLLVLTPNALDRCKDDTEQKDWIHREIVAALNSQCNIVPIIDNFEWPDPEELPEDMRTVCHFNGVRWIHDYQDACVEKLESFLRGKSNLANRLENSLRRDGQTPGTATIGRGPPNYQRMQSTESRGSDKAD, encoded by the exons ATACCAGAATTCGGTTTGGATGGAAACAACACCCTGAAACACAACGGTAGTGCCAAAGACCTGGCTACCGTTATGGAGAACCTGAAGAAGACCAGCCTCGTGTCTCGACAGAATCAGTTGAACACACAGGTCACGAGTTCCTCAAAACAacag ATGGTTTCCAGTGCTACATCAAGCAGTGCTGCTATGAGCCAACGCGTCCAAAGTTCGTCACAGCGTGCCAGTTCCATTAAATCTGATCTTTCAGAGTTGAAGAGCTCCATATCAGAAATGAAAACGCTTAGCAACACGGCTTCGCTCAACTTTGGACAAAG ATTACGAAGCTCAATGGAGAATATCGTTGACCAAGATGAAATGAAGGAGAGCCACATTCCTGATATACGTGATCTGAGTGAGATTGGTGAAATCGGTGATATGGGAGACATGACAGATTTGGCTGGAGAAGGCCCTCTTGTTACTTTCCCTGAATCAGACACGCCTCCACCTGATAAGCCTTGTCTTCTCGCACCTTCTTCTGGTGCTTTGGGATCGAGCGCAACGgcaaatgaattaaaatacaGTGCAGCTAGGATGACATCGGCTAGTTCGACGCGTGTTGTGACAGATGGATTCAGTGCATCAAAATCTGCTGCAAACAGTTCGAGATCACGAAGACTGCAGCACGGCGATGTGCAGTATGCCGAACACAGCGCCGCCGGAGCATCACACAGACTCCTGCAAGCTGAAGGGCTTACTGCAGAACAGAATGCCGCTTATCACCAA GAGAAGAGATCGTTACAAGCTGGAGAAATCACAGCGCAAGAAGCGAACAATATGTCAGCGTCAACTTCTAGATTACAAACGGAGGCTTTTAGCGCCGAGAAAAAAGCAATGGCTTCATCACAGGCGCGCCAAACAGTCACCTCCAGCGGAATGTTCAGTCACAAGGAGCATTCGTCACACTCGAATATGACCATTTCAAGTAAAAATCTCACAACTAAATCCAGTTTACTCTCATCACAG ATGAGTCAACTCTTGAATGGAACCATCAAACCAGGAGACGAGGATCTCACAAACCTTACATTTGAAGACTTAGAAAAATTAAACgcaaattcaaatgaaaaagaCGTTGATAACGCCATACAGAAGTATTCACACCGGATGAATgcatttataacagctataaaaAACAATCAAATCGACATGAAAAACGCTTACGtacattttaataaactaaatGAGATGCTCAGGCGAGCGTGGGCCGTACCTACATATGGTCATGAGCTAGGATATTCTCTTTGTAATATACTACGGACATCGGGTGGCCTTGATATCATTATGGAGAATTGTTTGGATTCAAACAACCCAGACTTGCAATTTTCATCGGCGAACCTTCTTGAGCAGTGCCTGACAACGGAAAACAGAGCTCACGTAGTCGAAAATGGCCTCGAGAAGGTCGTTAACGTCGCTTGTGTTTGTACAAAACAAGCGAACGCCGATAATTCAAGGATTGGCACTGGAATATTGGAACACTTGTTCAAACACAGCGAAGGAACTTGCAGTGATGTTATTAAATTAGGCGGCTTAGACGCTGTATTGTTTGAGTGCAGAAAAAACGACATAGAAACATTGCGCCATTGTGCTACAGCTCTAGCTAACTTGTCCCTATACGGTGGAGCTGAAAATCAAGAAGCTATGATCAAACGTAAAGTTCCAATGTGGTTGTTCCCATTAGCATTTCATAACGatgataatattaagtattatgcGTGCTTAGCCATTGCTGTCTTGGTTGCTAATAAAGAAATCGAAGCGGCTGTTTTGAAATCGGGTACTCTGGACTTAGTTGAGCCTTTCGTTACCTCCCACAATCCCTCTGAATTTGCACGCTCAAATCTTGCCCATGCTCATGGACAAAGTAAAAATTGGCTACAGAGACTCGTGCCAGTTCTAAGCTCAAAAAGGGAAGAGGCTAGGAACCTTGCTGCTTTCCACTTCTGCATGGAGGCGGGAATTAAGAAACAGCAAGGAAATACagatatatttaaagaaataggagCTATTGAATCATTGAAAAAGGTTGCCAGTTGTCCCAACGCAGTTGCATCTAAGTACGCAGCACAGGCGTTGAGGTTGATTGGGGAGGAAGTACCCCACAAACTGTCGCAGCAAGTCCCACTCTGGTCTATTGAAGATGTACGAGAATGGGTGAAACAAATAGGGTTTTCAGAATACGCGAGCAATTTCTACGAAAGTAGGGTAGATGGAGATTTGCTACTTCAAATAACGGAGGACAACCTTAAAGAAGACATTGGTCTAAATAATGGAATCAAACGAAAACG ATTCACACGGGAACTTCAGCAGTTAAAGAAAATGGCTGACTATAGTTCACGCGATACAGGCAATTTGAACGATTTCCTGCAAGGTATTGGCGTTGAGTACACAATTTACACGTACTCTATGCTAAACGCTGGAGTAGATAAGGAATCGATTCGAGGTCTTAGTGATGAACAACTTGAAAGAGAATGTCACATTCTAAACAGCATTCACCGGTTAAGGATATTGAACGCAATAAGAG CATACGAAAGCAGACTTCCTATCAAAGGTGAGGAAACTCTCGAGAAGAATTTAGACGTATTCGTGAGTTACCGACGATCGAACGGCTCACAGCTAGCTAGTCTGTTGAAAGTCCATTTGCAAGTTCGAGGATTTACAGTCTTCATTGATGTGGAGAAGCTTGAAGCGGGCAAATTTGATAACAACTTGTTACAGAGCATTAAACAAGCGAAGCATTTCTTGCTGGTTCTAACACCAAATGCTTTGGATCGGTGTAAAGATGATACGGAGCAAAAGGACTGGATACATCGG GAAATAGTAGCGGCGTTAAATTCCCAGTGTAATATCGTGCCTATAATCGATAACTTCGAATGGCCAGACCCTGAAGAACTGCCGGAAGATATGCGGACTGTGTGTCATTTCAACGGCGTGCGATGGATCCATGACTATCAAGACGCCTGCGTTGAGAAGCTAGAAAG TTTCCTTCGCGGCAAGTCAAATCTGGCGAATCGGTTGGAAAACTCGCTCAGACGTGACGGCCAGACTCCGGGCACTGCAACAATTGGCAGGGGACCTCCAAACTATCAACGTATGCAGTCCACGGAGAGTAGAGGCAGCGATAAGGCAGATTGA
- the LOC126976462 gene encoding NAD(+) hydrolase sarm1 isoform X4, translating into MVVNKIENMASYSTYTGKPKIFFPKKIPEFGLDGNNTLKHNGSAKDLATVMENLKKTSLVSRQNQLNTQVTSSSKQQMVSSATSSSAAMSQRVQSSSQRASSIKSDLSELKSSISEMKTLSNTASLNFGQRLRSSMENIVDQDEMKESHIPDIRDLSEIGEIGDMGDMTDLAGEGPLVTFPESDTPPPDKPCLLAPSSGALGSSATANELKYSAARMTSASSTRVVTDGFSASKSAANSSRSRRLQHGDVQYAEHSAAGASHRLLQAEGLTAEQNAAYHQEKRSLQAGEITAQEANNMSASTSRLQTEAFSAEKKAMASSQARQTVTSSGMFSHKEHSSHSNMTISSKNLTTKSSLLSSQMSQLLNGTIKPGDEDLTNLTFEDLEKLNANSNEKDVDNAIQKYSHRMNAFITAIKNNQIDMKNAYVHFNKLNEMLRRAWAVPTYGHELGYSLCNILRTSGGLDIIMENCLDSNNPDLQFSSANLLEQCLTTENRAHVVENGLEKVVNVACVCTKQANADNSRIGTGILEHLFKHSEGTCSDVIKLGGLDAVLFECRKNDIETLRHCATALANLSLYGGAENQEAMIKRKVPMWLFPLAFHNDDNIKYYACLAIAVLVANKEIEAAVLKSGTLDLVEPFVTSHNPSEFARSNLAHAHGQSKNWLQRLVPVLSSKREEARNLAAFHFCMEAGIKKQQGNTDIFKEIGAIESLKKVASCPNAVASKYAAQALRLIGEEVPHKLSQQVPLWSIEDVREWVKQIGFSEYASNFYESRVDGDLLLQITEDNLKEDIGLNNGIKRKRFTRELQQLKKMADYSSRDTGNLNDFLQGIGVEYTIYTYSMLNAGVDKESIRGLSDEQLERECHILNSIHRLRILNAIRAYESRLPIKGEETLEKNLDVFVSYRRSNGSQLASLLKVHLQVRGFTVFIDVEKLEAGKFDNNLLQSIKQAKHFLLVLTPNALDRCKDDTEQKDWIHREIVAALNSQCNIVPIIDNFEWPDPEELPEDMRTVCHFNGVRWIHDYQDACVEKLESFLRGKSNLANRLENSLRRDGQTPGTATIGRGPPNYQRMQSTESRGSDKAD; encoded by the exons ATACCAGAATTCGGTTTGGATGGAAACAACACCCTGAAACACAACGGTAGTGCCAAAGACCTGGCTACCGTTATGGAGAACCTGAAGAAGACCAGCCTCGTGTCTCGACAGAATCAGTTGAACACACAGGTCACGAGTTCCTCAAAACAacag ATGGTTTCCAGTGCTACATCAAGCAGTGCTGCTATGAGCCAACGCGTCCAAAGTTCGTCACAGCGTGCCAGTTCCATTAAATCTGATCTTTCAGAGTTGAAGAGCTCCATATCAGAAATGAAAACGCTTAGCAACACGGCTTCGCTCAACTTTGGACAAAG ATTACGAAGCTCAATGGAGAATATCGTTGACCAAGATGAAATGAAGGAGAGCCACATTCCTGATATACGTGATCTGAGTGAGATTGGTGAAATCGGTGATATGGGAGACATGACAGATTTGGCTGGAGAAGGCCCTCTTGTTACTTTCCCTGAATCAGACACGCCTCCACCTGATAAGCCTTGTCTTCTCGCACCTTCTTCTGGTGCTTTGGGATCGAGCGCAACGgcaaatgaattaaaatacaGTGCAGCTAGGATGACATCGGCTAGTTCGACGCGTGTTGTGACAGATGGATTCAGTGCATCAAAATCTGCTGCAAACAGTTCGAGATCACGAAGACTGCAGCACGGCGATGTGCAGTATGCCGAACACAGCGCCGCCGGAGCATCACACAGACTCCTGCAAGCTGAAGGGCTTACTGCAGAACAGAATGCCGCTTATCACCAA GAGAAGAGATCGTTACAAGCTGGAGAAATCACAGCGCAAGAAGCGAACAATATGTCAGCGTCAACTTCTAGATTACAAACGGAGGCTTTTAGCGCCGAGAAAAAAGCAATGGCTTCATCACAGGCGCGCCAAACAGTCACCTCCAGCGGAATGTTCAGTCACAAGGAGCATTCGTCACACTCGAATATGACCATTTCAAGTAAAAATCTCACAACTAAATCCAGTTTACTCTCATCACAG ATGAGTCAACTCTTGAATGGAACCATCAAACCAGGAGACGAGGATCTCACAAACCTTACATTTGAAGACTTAGAAAAATTAAACgcaaattcaaatgaaaaagaCGTTGATAACGCCATACAGAAGTATTCACACCGGATGAATgcatttataacagctataaaaAACAATCAAATCGACATGAAAAACGCTTACGtacattttaataaactaaatGAGATGCTCAGGCGAGCGTGGGCCGTACCTACATATGGTCATGAGCTAGGATATTCTCTTTGTAATATACTACGGACATCGGGTGGCCTTGATATCATTATGGAGAATTGTTTGGATTCAAACAACCCAGACTTGCAATTTTCATCGGCGAACCTTCTTGAGCAGTGCCTGACAACGGAAAACAGAGCTCACGTAGTCGAAAATGGCCTCGAGAAGGTCGTTAACGTCGCTTGTGTTTGTACAAAACAAGCGAACGCCGATAATTCAAGGATTGGCACTGGAATATTGGAACACTTGTTCAAACACAGCGAAGGAACTTGCAGTGATGTTATTAAATTAGGCGGCTTAGACGCTGTATTGTTTGAGTGCAGAAAAAACGACATAGAAACATTGCGCCATTGTGCTACAGCTCTAGCTAACTTGTCCCTATACGGTGGAGCTGAAAATCAAGAAGCTATGATCAAACGTAAAGTTCCAATGTGGTTGTTCCCATTAGCATTTCATAACGatgataatattaagtattatgcGTGCTTAGCCATTGCTGTCTTGGTTGCTAATAAAGAAATCGAAGCGGCTGTTTTGAAATCGGGTACTCTGGACTTAGTTGAGCCTTTCGTTACCTCCCACAATCCCTCTGAATTTGCACGCTCAAATCTTGCCCATGCTCATGGACAAAGTAAAAATTGGCTACAGAGACTCGTGCCAGTTCTAAGCTCAAAAAGGGAAGAGGCTAGGAACCTTGCTGCTTTCCACTTCTGCATGGAGGCGGGAATTAAGAAACAGCAAGGAAATACagatatatttaaagaaataggagCTATTGAATCATTGAAAAAGGTTGCCAGTTGTCCCAACGCAGTTGCATCTAAGTACGCAGCACAGGCGTTGAGGTTGATTGGGGAGGAAGTACCCCACAAACTGTCGCAGCAAGTCCCACTCTGGTCTATTGAAGATGTACGAGAATGGGTGAAACAAATAGGGTTTTCAGAATACGCGAGCAATTTCTACGAAAGTAGGGTAGATGGAGATTTGCTACTTCAAATAACGGAGGACAACCTTAAAGAAGACATTGGTCTAAATAATGGAATCAAACGAAAACG ATTCACACGGGAACTTCAGCAGTTAAAGAAAATGGCTGACTATAGTTCACGCGATACAGGCAATTTGAACGATTTCCTGCAAGGTATTGGCGTTGAGTACACAATTTACACGTACTCTATGCTAAACGCTGGAGTAGATAAGGAATCGATTCGAGGTCTTAGTGATGAACAACTTGAAAGAGAATGTCACATTCTAAACAGCATTCACCGGTTAAGGATATTGAACGCAATAAGAG CATACGAAAGCAGACTTCCTATCAAAGGTGAGGAAACTCTCGAGAAGAATTTAGACGTATTCGTGAGTTACCGACGATCGAACGGCTCACAGCTAGCTAGTCTGTTGAAAGTCCATTTGCAAGTTCGAGGATTTACAGTCTTCATTGATGTGGAGAAGCTTGAAGCGGGCAAATTTGATAACAACTTGTTACAGAGCATTAAACAAGCGAAGCATTTCTTGCTGGTTCTAACACCAAATGCTTTGGATCGGTGTAAAGATGATACGGAGCAAAAGGACTGGATACATCGG GAAATAGTAGCGGCGTTAAATTCCCAGTGTAATATCGTGCCTATAATCGATAACTTCGAATGGCCAGACCCTGAAGAACTGCCGGAAGATATGCGGACTGTGTGTCATTTCAACGGCGTGCGATGGATCCATGACTATCAAGACGCCTGCGTTGAGAAGCTAGAAAG TTTCCTTCGCGGCAAGTCAAATCTGGCGAATCGGTTGGAAAACTCGCTCAGACGTGACGGCCAGACTCCGGGCACTGCAACAATTGGCAGGGGACCTCCAAACTATCAACGTATGCAGTCCACGGAGAGTAGAGGCAGCGATAAGGCAGATTGA